The genomic DNA TTACTGAAGTCTTCTATCTTTTGTTGTTGAGAGTTTCGAAGCCCCAAGGTTTCATCGCTTTGCCTTTTGCATAGGATTCACTATGTAATATCATATTAAGTTTTAACGCTAAATCTATTGTAATTTTCATcgtaaaagttaaaaaaagaacagctggaaagaaaaaaaacgagtATGAAATGATCCTGTTTCTATTCAACGTTTTGTTGCCAAATATGAACTTTATATCAAAACATGGCTCTTTGGAGGCTAGAAATTACTGCCATgataggaaaaataaaaaaggaccTTAAGCATTCAGGACAGTGTCGTCAAGGCAGACATTgattaaaataatgaatttttacttttagttgAAATTTCCTAAATGCCTGCATGAATGTGTTTGCTTTCTCCAATGTGCCACATGCCACATTAGTATAATGTATGTGAGCAGCATTGAGTTCCATATCCacactgaaataattttctgtcaatGTTACCATGCACAGACCATGCcaaatttgattatttcacGTTGAGTTTTGGCCAAGGACAGcttcaaaattaacaaagttcTAATTGCTTAGCTGTTGTTTGGCTTATTCATTCTGATCATTTGTTTGGCAACATCTTTGTTTCTGTCACTCTCATGGTTTGCTCAAGGTCCCTGATattgttgttatcaagtttgtttctttgaaaacaatatttatttgtatttgtagaaCCAAGAGGAGGAAATgacagaatatcaagaaaagcagtgGAATATTTTCATCTGTAATGTAAGCTGTTCCCTTTTCTATTCTAATGGCATGCAGTTGCTCTTTGCCTTTGATATTATATTCACTCCACACAGTTTGGAGTGAATCTGAAAACTGTTCATCTTTAtcttgcttctttgaaatcattaggTGTCCCACAGTGGTCGTCACCAGCTTCTGGCCACTGGCtgtattgatatcagcaattaCATTACAGAGAAGCCTGGAAAATTGGATGTTACTGTCACCCTTAAGCCAGCAATCAAGAAAGTTGTCTCCggtaaaattgaatttgaattatCATGGGTTATGCAGGAAGATGACCAAGTCATTCAGTGAGTATTCTTTGTAATGATCATCCAGCTTATGAGCGGCATTTAAAAGTCAATTACTATTTCataatgttatattttagaTGAGTGAACttgatcaataaatttttaaaatgagatattattatttttgctgCATGAACAAAAGAGTTTACTAAAATCTGAAGTTTATTTTGTCAATGGTTTAAATTCATGCAattattctttgttttgtccAGAGGTAATTGTATTGTGAAATTCCATTAACCCTTTTGGTGTTGAATATgcttaatatttttattacctttACAGTCCCACAGATGAAGAGATATGGGAAGAGATAATGCAGGAGGTGAGGGAggaacaagcaagaagaaaagctgaGGGAAAGACAGCAATGTATaaatctttaaagaaaagaaggagCAGGAAACATGGCTGCTCAAGTGGTAAAGGCATTACTGCTGAGGAAGAtaaaaagagagataaaaacaATGAAGTTGGCTGCTCAAGTGGTACAGACATTGCCCCTGaggaagacaaaaagaaagataaaaaccaTGAAGGTGGATGCTCAAGTGGTACAGACATTGCCCCTGaggaagacaaaaagaaagataaaaacaatgaaGTTGGCTGCTCAAGTGGTACAGACATTGCTGCtggggaagaaaaaaagagagctGAAAACAATGAATTTGGCTGCCCAAGTGGTACAGACATTGCTCCTGgggaagacaaaaagaaagataaaaacaatgaaGTTGGCTGCCCAAAAGGTATGAACATTGCTGTtgaggaagataaaaaaagtaatgaacaaCAAGGTGGCATCTTTCCAAGTAAGAGACCTCAGATGGATCCCTCATCTAGCAGCAATACCAAAGTGAGGTCAGGAAAGTTTAGAAGGCAGGCATCACCTCATCATGCTCCTCATAACCCTGTTCCACCAGAAACACACCCATCTGTTAGCCAGGGGCTGCCATCAgagagtgaagagaaaaaaggggtGCAGAGTAAAAGGAAGCTAAATTGTAAAACTGTCAGGTTTCAAATTGATGGACAGCCTGAGGTATTACATCCTGGTGTAGATGATGAGGAAGCACTGGACTCCTTGTCTGTGTtgagagatgaaaattcatgtaagttatgttttgttttccagcttCCCATGCTAAAGGAACAGGGgctcaaatttgtttttttttcctgttggatctgatttgttttcaacaaacaGTTTAATTGTAAGACTCCTCGGAACCCTGAAATATAGGCACTGAATAACAATCATAACATTACATTGTTTTATTCTGAATTATAACTATTTTTGTTAATTGTTGatattaacttttttgttcAGTCTCAAGTGGAAGCCAGCTTCACTCAGAGTTGGCCAGTTATGTTGAAGAGGAACTAAAGTTTGTTCAAGATGAATTATTTTCTTCCGAAGAAGTCTGTTCAAAAGTTAAACTGGAAATGCAGAAAGCCATGTCATCAGGTTGGTGATCTATTTAGAACTGAGCCAATCATCATTTGTTTGATAAAGTTAAGTGCCTTAGAATTTTATGTAATACAATTAATATGTTGCATTCACATGTTGAGTCAAGTTTCAGAGCTTGCATtccttcattaaaaaataatgtagAGTTCTTTCCCCCACTTATGAGCTATAATTCTTTTGCTCCAGGATcttattggtaattctccttactgtctgcactgaatacaattcttatgatgtcaaattattattatttattattatttaacaattttcctATAAGGCAGGTAAATTTACAATAGGACAAGGTTGTCCCCAACAATGTAAATTACCTTTCCCTATCCCCTGCAAATAGACAAAATTGAAACCCAACCCACTTACAACCCCCCATgctaagaaataacaaaatatgtaatcattaacgaaagaaaagaaaaagatggtTGACTAACATGTATAAGCATTAGGAGCATTGAAACAATGACAATCTACacaaacttattttaaaaaatggaagTTAATTGTCTTGATTGAAAACTTTGCTGAGTCGTagataaaagaaagattttagTCTTTTGACGAAAGAAGGTAGTTCCTTTTCAGCTCTTATATTACCTGGTAAGGTGTTCCATGTGTTACAGATTCTTACAAAAAAGGAATCTCTATAGGGTGAGGTTtcatatttttgagaaaaagacCAGAGGCACCACGGCGTGAGTGCTCACTACAAAACTCATAGAGGTCATTTCTTTTCAGATCAATTAAACCTaatttgcctttaaaaaaatagacaatGTCCAGATTTTCCAGCCAATAGTTCAGGGGAAGTAAGTTCAGTTCTAATGGATGTTCCTTGTAAGAGAGGCCAGGATATTTGCATATGAATTGCGTGGCTCTGTGCTGGATGTTTTTGATCTTGAACATTAGTGTGGGAGATTGAGGAGCTCACAGTTGAAATGCATAGCAGAGATGTGATCTTACCAGTGATAGATATAGGGTATTCTCAAGGTCTCTTTTGAGGTCTCTTATACAGTTTCATTAAATCAAACCCATCATGGGATTGGCTTTTGCAACAACTGATGATATATGGTCTGTCCTTATTGGGTCATTACTTACAATAACTCCCAGATCCATAGCAGATCAGACAACATTAAGTTCAGTTCCCAATATAGAGTACGATCTTTCTGGGCTTATCtgttttcttgatattcttaGATTTAAGCATTTTGGTGGctggaaataaatttcatttgtaagAGACTAGTTGGTTAGACCATTAAGGTCTCCTTGGATGGCAGTAAAATCACTGCAGTTGACATTTTGGATTACTTTGAGTAATATGGAGTCATCTGCAAACATTGCCAATGTGCAGTGACTTCTAGCATTTGGGAAGTCATTAATATACAGCAAGAACAAGATGGGTCCCAGTATGGATCCTTGAGGGACACCAGACTTTAACAGGTTCCAATTTGAGAAATATCCATTGATGACCACTCGTTGCCTTTAATGGCTGACTGAGGTAGTTTTCAAACCAAGTGAGAAGAGGACCATGTAGTCACCAAACCAACTTAGTTTCTGGATCAGTTTGGTGAGGCAGACAGAGTCAAATGCCTTTGCAAAGTCTTACAGAATCAGATCAGTCTCTTGACCAGCATCCAGATGTTTACCAATTTCATTGTGCACTAAGAGGAGTTGACTTACACAAGATTTACCTTTCAAGAAGCCATGCTGGAGGTCATATAGTTGGCATTTGATAAAATCAGTCAATGTAGAAGCGagatcagagaatttggtattggatcagctgaTAATCTCCTGCctatattgttttgatattgtaaggaggaattatgtcttggtcactaagAGGAGAAtcccaagacagaatttctccttactcttTCTGTACAATATCctgcagacaagtaatgagaatataggGAAAAAACCAATTATGGGTTGaataattgatctgataccagaCTCTTCAAACTACCAAACTAccataatgagaatcatttgacagacagtaaggagaattactaatgaaatcttggaagttaaagaaCAGGTAATCCCTTAACTAGAGACACTGACAGTTGTTACACTTATTTCAGGTGTTATCAACCATGTTTAATTTACACAGCTTCTCCAATGTATATGTCTACTTTTTGTCTGTAGACCGCAAAGAAAAGTTTGAGAGCTTAAATCAAAGCTGGCTTATATTGGATAGCTTCCATTCCAaagcaatgaaaagaaaagaagaccttcTTGCCCTGTAAGTAATAAAGACTTAGTTTAGAAATGAGATAAACACATCCCTTATGACCTAAAATGTGGTGTTACATTGTAATCCATGATCCAAAAACTCTGTACAGGTACTTATATATGTTTACCTACTGTCTTTGATATGGGATAATTGATCTACCTATCATATATTGTTTAATTGTTTCCTCTGAATGCCTTTTcattattgttaataataaaaaacgTGGGCAATGGAAGGAAAAATAGCTTCCATTcaaaagtgatgaaaagaaaacaagaccTTCTTGCCCTGTAAGTAATAAAGACTtattttagaaatgaaataaacatgtGCATTTTGACCTAAAATGTGGTGTTACATTGTAATCCATGATCCAAAAACTCTGCACAGGTACTTATATGTTTAACGACTGTCTTTGATGTGGACAATTAACCTACCTATCATATATTGCTTAATTAGCTCCTCTGAATACCTTTTCATCACTGACGGCAGTGGAGGggaaaatgtttgatttaatcATCAAGCAGTTCCAATATTTGTCTTAATTTTGTCTTTAGGTTTTTTCAGACTTTTGTGGTTCTGTTAAGCTAAaggttgtatttagcttgaggtagatttgcttgattttctgttttcctttcaccaatatagtgacaaaggaaaaaacatcagAAATTGTCTTAACTTACTATGTTCAGATTTGAGACGCCTGTCAGAAGTGAAAGGTAACTATTTAGTTGTTTCTCctcattttttctcagtttagtgTTATTTTAGACTGGTTTAGTGAGCTctgattcttaaccctttacaccccaacataattctgtgtgtgtgtatatatatactgcaaactgttctctttacatttcctaaggtgctgacaggtgAATTGCATTGTTTAACAACCTTGATTTTCCTTAGATAGAgattatttcctttatccttgtgatattttaaggagacaTTACATGCTATTCACTCTTCAGGGTCATTAAGGCATAAGCTAATTTGTAGATGAAGGAAACaagattttgtattttgattttagggtgGTGGAAAACAGATCAAAACATAGCTCAAGAAAAAAGAGTGGCTGAGCTCATTGATGCAATTCGCCATTCTTTAAATAATGGTGAGAAACAATAATAGGCATACAGCTAATTTTAGTAttagtgtttttgtttactaTACAATCCAGGGATAAAACATACTGTCAATAATTCTGTCTTATGAAGTGGTGCAGATGTTCTtatgttagtttattttccttttttgcatttcagaaTGAAGGAAAATTCATCTACTATTTTTTAATAttggttatttgttttttggattcttgttaaaaaattttggcaagGATTGCCCAAAAACCTTTTGCTGcccttttttcaaacaaattgttctgtaataagttcatttataaCAGTATCTTAAGtatgatttttctgaaaatgatGTATGATATTGAGTGTTCCacattctgaaagaaaaattctttgatgagacattttctcttctattgtaaataatcctttgtaaatagtccaaaatatgttttgtaaaCAGGTCATCATGCATTCTTGTTGCAATATTTTAGTGGGATTtcaattttaagaattaatttcTTCCAGCCACTGTTGAAATAACAGCACATTCCAAATCCTTTTCCATAATTTGAAATGATGTACTTCAAATAGTTTTGATAACACAAACCTCCTGACttaattgtaaacaatattttgtaactTAAGTTCTTAATATGGTTGGTGAAAGGTTTATCATCTGTACAATCTTTTGATACATACGatttcaaaaacacttttttcctgcaatattCATGAAGCCACTGTTAAAGTAGCACATTCCAAAATCGTATTTTAAAAGATCTACTTCCAGTAGAGAGTGTTAACAGTCATTCTAAGTGGTTACATGTGCACATGTCATTTTGATTAATCGGTGAATCAATATCAGTGCTGATGTGAGGGATCACATAGTAATAGAGACTGAGAGACAATCAGTGTGACGTCAATATATATTTGGATCTTAACCTTACAGAAATAATTACGTAATTGGTTCAACTTGATTCAGACCTGTGACATGTCAGTCCTTaaaaatttaagcttgaaattctttcttggtgcggttgaagtcttttttgtcaatcacacatgaagtattttctttgttgctcAACATTTTATATGTAAGACTCTTGTACTGACATTGGTATTGAGATCATTATGCAGTggctccaaaaaaaaaacagtttaaagttTATGCTCCTAAATTCCTGTTGTTATTGGATAGTTTCCCTTATTTGTAATACTCTTGTATCAACATTACTACTGAGATCTGAggcttcaaagtatgaaaaaaaccTGTAATTATTAGTTGGCtttttatcatattatttttttaatgtgctTTTATAAATGTTGGTTTTGAGATAATTATGCAGTGGCTTCAtagtatgaaaagaaaaacctgtaaGTTAAGAAGTAATAAAATTTGTAAAGTATGTGATAATCATTGTTGTGTTCATGAGGCCATTTCGTTTAAGTGTCGAAATTGAAGTGATCCTTAATTGCGACAGTTTTACCTTACCACCCTCTGTGATTAGGCCAGAAAACTTGCCCCAAATGCAACACTAAGACTAGTCGCTGCTCACTTTTTCCTCGCGCTTTAGGAAGTTTGCTTAGCTTCACTAATAGCTCTGATTGGCTCCTTGACTGACCCTCGTGATCAAATTGGTTTTTGTCTTAcaatatacatatatgttatttgcctgcttggaggtccgtatggtgaaaaactgtgaccgaaGTCTTGGAAatgctgcccgaggccgtaggccgagggcagcattttgAAGActgaggtcacagtttttcaccatacggaccgacccttagccggtaaagaacatatatatatatttttaaacttaacgaagttcttccgaaagaacccgaatgattaagggctgtaaatacggcaagatcttccacaaactgaacaatttttgaacgagtaaatggtagttaaaataggggtgatgcaaattaaagagaaatgCTTTACCGAAACATTTtaatttgcgtaatgataaagttgatttaaaaggcttccgAACAAACtttgtaacattatttttacaagtatctgtcacaatctgacacctgtcaattagagagcgcgtaaaagaaaaaaaaagcatatgttcactattgaaaaacaacgaaactagtttGGAGGACTGtaacgacaatgttttcttcaaaaacagtcaatgatcggacggaaagtattattcactgtCATCGATAATTAtccatgtacgaagatttacctctgttcataGTAAACGGCggggaaagtaattgtaagtaaattcaatttttttattttgaagttgtgtaatgttgctcgtttgtttgctgcaatggcgtgtgtaaatctggtctttcttccacaaaaactaaattcgaatgatacactccaacgagacacaaggggatttaatgcagccttttctcattgaattccttcagtttctgttgtgcaatttacgatgcaaatgtccaaattgaacggacttggaaagacttaccgctcgccctttcactacgaacaaattgtttgagaaaattcagatatggaatgaatgaaagttccatcgattagttcaactgtaaccaaatacctcacgtttgAACTTcctaggtactttttgtgaacgattaaaatgaATTGCAGACGGTCTTTAGTCCACTTttcaaccaacgtaatgacacaAATGCTTAAacaattcattctgaaaccaatatttttctgtcaaccaaagtaatttgagagagagaaaagagaggattaataagttattgatcggcttgaggtagtgaccaacgtctttgcttaaaaatactgcccagccggaaaaacgagatatatttatgacaaatggcaacgaaagtagTATGGGGATGTCCTCGGCGACTCACGAAGGCgttaccgttgcccgtgggcagagataggaaaatactgaccaggtaaagaaccaatcagattgcaggattcgttgccgtgccctctgaaaaaataaataaataaaaaaacgcaCGCGATTCTTACGATGAAGTGATCAGACGCTAAGTTGGGCTGCAGACCAGATTCAAACCGAGGCCGGTAGTGCGAAAAAGGGCGCGAATTTCGTTTTTACGTTGGTAACGACATTTAAATTCTCATGGTCCCTTTCTCCAATTATGAGTAAAGATGAGTACCAGCAAGGAAAGGTCAGGAATATATGGCCTTAAAAAAGATTTATAGGGCTTCCTCCACGTCACCACTCTAAATTAGAATTTGAAATAGAAGATGAGTGGTGAGAATCACTTCgcgtatatatatatgttttgaTCGAATCCGttatattttctcttaattatTTCATGATTTAATTGTAATTTCCTTCCATGTGTATAGTGGTCTTTAAAGGGCTAAGCCCACGGAAGGCGACactgattttcatgaaaaattatttttctatctATAGATTAAAATAGTTGAGCAATTAATTTGCGCCTGCATTTCTCGAAATCGTGTGTTCTTTATCTGATTGAGTCCTGTCCAACAACTGTTATCAGCGGGTAACTTTCACCGTACATCACTGAAGCGCTCAGCGAGAAACCGCTCGTCTTGTACCTATTTGAAGATTATCAGTCCAGTTCCTATGGCCGAAACcgatgaaaatcatcaccaagCCCACCATGAACGTAGTACTACGACCTAATGAGAAAGATTTACTGGAACTATTAGTCTGACAGC from Pocillopora verrucosa isolate sample1 chromosome 10, ASM3666991v2, whole genome shotgun sequence includes the following:
- the LOC136283764 gene encoding gelsolin-related protein of 125 kDa-like; this encodes MYPHKLAVFWKKRKAKYSTKPVAWFGGIENGYRGVHVWPEPDPVDSKLTLLKNQEEEMTEYQEKQWNIFICNVSHSGRHQLLATGCIDISNYITEKPGKLDVTVTLKPAIKKVVSGKIEFELSWVMQEDDQVIHPTDEEIWEEIMQEVREEQARRKAEGKTAMYKSLKKRRSRKHGCSSGKGITAEEDKKRDKNNEVGCSSGTDIAPEEDKKKDKNHEGGCSSGTDIAPEEDKKKDKNNEVGCSSGTDIAAGEEKKRAENNEFGCPSGTDIAPGEDKKKDKNNEVGCPKGMNIAVEEDKKSNEQQGGIFPSKRPQMDPSSSSNTKVRSGKFRRQASPHHAPHNPVPPETHPSVSQGLPSESEEKKGVQSKRKLNCKTVRFQIDGQPEVLHPGVDDEEALDSLSVLRDENSFSSGSQLHSELASYVEEELKFVQDELFSSEEVCSKVKLEMQKAMSSDRKEKFESLNQSWLILDSFHSKAMKRKEDLLALDKGKNIRNCLNLLCSDLRRLSEVKGWWKTDQNIAQEKRVAELIDAIRHSLNNE